In Pollutimonas sp. M17, a single genomic region encodes these proteins:
- a CDS encoding class II aldolase/adducin family protein has product MSGLKIASMQSKCSPEEWQARIDLAACYRLVELYGMADMMANHISMRVPGDEEAFLINPYGMLYEEITASSLIKIDLEGNILSSPDFGELNYGINRAGYVIHSAIHEARPDVACIIHTHSWASMAVSALECGLLPITQTAMRFLKIGYHDYVGVVLKDEEKESLVRDLGKGEALILRNHGALVAGRSVGETFNWMHRLELACRSQVAAMSCNTPLRAVAPEILEETWNNYQPGTRRPYGLMEWPALLRKLDRLDPSYKT; this is encoded by the coding sequence ATGAGCGGTTTGAAAATCGCTTCGATGCAATCGAAGTGTTCCCCGGAAGAATGGCAGGCCCGTATCGATCTGGCCGCCTGTTACCGGCTCGTCGAGCTGTACGGCATGGCCGACATGATGGCCAACCACATCTCGATGCGGGTGCCCGGAGACGAGGAAGCCTTCCTCATCAATCCCTACGGCATGCTGTACGAGGAAATCACCGCCTCCAGCCTCATCAAGATCGACCTGGAAGGAAACATCCTGTCCTCACCGGATTTCGGCGAGCTGAACTACGGCATCAACCGGGCAGGCTACGTCATACATAGCGCCATCCACGAGGCCCGGCCCGACGTTGCCTGCATCATCCATACGCACAGCTGGGCCTCGATGGCCGTCTCGGCGCTGGAGTGCGGGCTGCTTCCCATAACCCAGACGGCAATGCGCTTCCTGAAGATCGGCTATCACGACTATGTGGGCGTGGTGCTCAAGGACGAGGAAAAAGAATCGCTGGTGCGCGACCTGGGCAAGGGCGAAGCCCTGATCCTGCGCAATCACGGCGCGCTGGTCGCGGGCCGCAGCGTGGGCGAGACCTTCAACTGGATGCACAGGCTGGAACTGGCCTGCAGGTCGCAAGTGGCGGCCATGTCGTGCAATACGCCGCTGCGCGCCGTAGCGCCCGAGATCCTGGAAGAAACCTGGAACAATTATCAACCCGGCACACGGCGTCCCTATGGCCTGATGGAGT
- a CDS encoding OmpA family protein, with protein MNPAIHNKWYVEPEPQEETESWLLTYLDMITLLLVLLVAMLTLSGQVPKHPPLPATAGLLPAHSGLLPGQAELAAAPEALPPGALPAPPLAPPSGPVSAVPPTSPSGSTEASSAARMETRPAVDPDAPPARAQPSTSPDDPAAGIFLSDAPDYVLGEADPEAILEHVMASPDDPQAPASTSPLYPAAEAEPPTLAAPVLPELGDDIEIIRNKESISFRINSEILYSSAKADLSLEGLAVMRRLVPVFKDSAYAITVEGHTDSVPVRGGRYASNWELSGARAGSVVRYLEANGIDSSRLRAIGYADTRPLAGNDSEQGRAANRRVELILDQPSNPD; from the coding sequence ATGAATCCGGCGATTCACAACAAGTGGTATGTAGAGCCGGAGCCTCAGGAGGAAACCGAGAGCTGGCTGCTGACCTACCTGGACATGATCACCTTGCTGCTGGTGCTGCTGGTGGCCATGCTGACCTTGTCGGGCCAGGTGCCCAAGCATCCACCGCTGCCCGCGACGGCGGGTTTGCTGCCGGCGCATAGCGGCCTGCTTCCCGGGCAAGCGGAGCTGGCGGCGGCCCCCGAAGCGCTCCCGCCAGGGGCCTTGCCTGCGCCGCCCCTTGCACCGCCTTCCGGGCCGGTTTCGGCCGTGCCGCCGACTTCGCCTTCCGGCTCGACGGAAGCCTCTTCCGCGGCGCGGATGGAAACCAGGCCGGCCGTCGATCCGGATGCGCCGCCGGCTCGAGCACAGCCATCCACCTCGCCCGACGACCCCGCTGCGGGTATCTTCCTGTCGGATGCGCCCGACTACGTCCTGGGCGAGGCCGATCCCGAAGCGATCCTCGAACATGTCATGGCTTCGCCCGATGACCCGCAAGCGCCAGCCAGCACCTCGCCGCTGTACCCGGCGGCAGAAGCGGAGCCGCCGACCCTGGCCGCTCCGGTCCTGCCCGAATTGGGCGACGACATCGAAATCATACGGAACAAGGAATCGATCAGCTTCCGCATCAATAGCGAAATTCTGTACAGCTCCGCCAAGGCCGACCTCAGCCTGGAGGGCCTGGCCGTCATGCGCCGCCTCGTTCCCGTCTTCAAGGACAGCGCCTATGCCATCACCGTGGAAGGGCATACTGATTCGGTGCCGGTGCGCGGTGGCCGCTACGCCTCCAATTGGGAGCTGTCCGGCGCGCGCGCCGGCAGCGTGGTCCGCTACCTGGAGGCCAACGGCATAGACAGCTCGCGCCTTCGGGCCATCGGCTATGCCGATACCCGGCCGCTGGCCGGCAACGACAGCGAGCAGGGCCGTGCCGCCAATCGCCGGGTGGAGCTCATCCTGGATCAGCCGTCGAACCCGGATTGA
- a CDS encoding motility protein A: protein MNPSTLIGIVGSVLLLAAVLAFSAEDAALFVDLPSLGIVVLGTLAATFISYPLSEVLRIFRLIGTVLRNERMYTEQDIDDLIAISRLWMKGDIRKVESALEGVSNPFLKTGVQLVIDMTPEQDIVDLLQWRISRLRAKERAEAQLFRTMAGFAPAFGMVGTLVGLVNLLFLLGDGDMTAIGQQMALALMTTFYGILFANLLLKPVAVKLERRTEQRMIVMNMVMQGISMMCQKRSPALMRETLNSFMHQHEDELNDRAGRRAQAQAKAP from the coding sequence ATGAATCCATCCACTCTGATCGGCATCGTCGGCAGCGTTCTTCTTTTGGCCGCGGTGCTTGCCTTCTCGGCTGAAGACGCCGCGCTGTTCGTTGACCTGCCCAGCCTGGGCATCGTTGTGCTGGGCACGCTGGCGGCAACCTTCATCAGTTATCCATTAAGCGAAGTGCTGCGCATCTTCCGGCTGATCGGCACGGTGCTGCGCAACGAGCGCATGTATACCGAGCAGGACATCGACGACCTGATCGCCATCTCGCGCCTGTGGATGAAGGGCGACATCCGCAAGGTCGAAAGCGCGCTGGAGGGCGTATCCAATCCCTTCCTGAAGACGGGCGTGCAACTGGTCATCGATATGACGCCTGAACAGGATATCGTCGATCTGCTGCAGTGGCGCATTTCCCGCCTGCGCGCGAAAGAGCGCGCCGAAGCGCAGCTGTTCCGGACCATGGCGGGTTTTGCGCCCGCCTTCGGCATGGTGGGGACGCTGGTCGGCCTGGTGAACCTGCTGTTCCTGCTGGGCGACGGCGACATGACCGCCATCGGCCAGCAGATGGCGCTGGCCTTGATGACGACTTTCTACGGCATCCTGTTCGCCAATCTGCTGCTCAAGCCGGTGGCCGTCAAGCTGGAGCGGCGCACCGAGCAGCGCATGATCGTCATGAACATGGTCATGCAGGGCATTTCCATGATGTGCCAGAAGCGCAGCCCCGCCCTGATGCGCGAAACGCTGAACTCCTTCATGCATCAGCACGAGGATGAGCTCAACGACCGTGCGGGCCGCCGCGCCCAGGCGCAAGCCAAGGCGCCATGA
- a CDS encoding MFS transporter, which yields MSSCSSSAVSSCESRQSRSISHPGALRLQTLILLAFLAASSAPTPLYSVYREAWGFSAITLTVIFGVYAIALLLALLVLGSLSDHIGRRPVIIGALLIEAIAMVAFMAATSVPLLILARLIQGVATGTATSVLAAGLMDLDRQRSPLINSVAPMVGLAVGALGTSMLVQFAPAPLQLSFLVLAVVFILLVIAACFLPETAGRRPGALAAMLPTISVPRQAWKALLLVAPIDVAAWALGGFYFSLGPTLTGRVTGMHSPVVGGVLIFVLTMSAAVSVLLLRAWPAQRMLTSGTVALVAGVGATLWAIHSTSAVLFFLGTIVAGFGFGIGFLGALRTLLPLAQPHERAGLMAAYYILSYLAFCLPAILAGIMTNAFGLITASSYYGLALMALGVAALIGVKLFPVDQD from the coding sequence ATGTCATCCTGCTCTTCTTCGGCCGTCTCCTCTTGCGAATCGCGGCAGTCGCGTTCAATCAGCCATCCCGGCGCATTGCGGCTGCAAACGCTCATCCTGCTGGCTTTTCTGGCTGCCTCCAGCGCGCCCACCCCGCTGTACAGCGTCTATCGCGAGGCATGGGGCTTTTCGGCCATCACCCTGACAGTCATCTTTGGCGTCTATGCCATCGCGCTGCTGTTGGCCTTGCTGGTGCTGGGTTCGTTATCCGATCACATCGGGCGCCGACCGGTCATTATTGGCGCGCTGCTGATCGAAGCGATAGCCATGGTGGCGTTCATGGCCGCCACATCCGTGCCCTTGCTGATTCTTGCCCGATTGATCCAGGGCGTGGCGACCGGTACCGCCACCAGCGTGCTGGCGGCGGGCCTGATGGATCTGGACCGCCAGCGCAGTCCTCTGATCAACAGCGTGGCGCCCATGGTAGGCCTGGCGGTCGGGGCCCTGGGCACCAGCATGCTGGTGCAGTTCGCTCCCGCGCCTCTGCAACTGAGTTTCCTGGTCCTGGCCGTCGTATTTATCCTTTTGGTGATCGCCGCCTGCTTCTTGCCGGAAACCGCAGGCAGGCGCCCGGGAGCGCTGGCTGCGATGCTGCCCACGATCAGCGTGCCGCGGCAGGCCTGGAAAGCGCTGCTGCTGGTCGCCCCCATCGACGTCGCCGCCTGGGCGTTGGGGGGCTTCTACTTCTCGCTGGGGCCCACGCTGACCGGGCGGGTCACAGGCATGCACTCGCCCGTCGTAGGCGGCGTGCTGATCTTTGTCCTGACCATGAGCGCCGCCGTGTCCGTACTTCTGTTGCGCGCCTGGCCTGCTCAGCGCATGCTCACATCCGGGACGGTGGCTCTGGTGGCGGGGGTGGGGGCCACCCTGTGGGCCATACACAGTACATCCGCAGTCCTGTTCTTCCTGGGCACGATCGTGGCCGGCTTCGGCTTCGGGATCGGATTCCTGGGTGCCTTGCGCACCCTGCTGCCCCTGGCACAGCCGCATGAAAGGGCGGGATTGATGGCGGCTTACTACATACTCAGCTATCTGGCTTTCTGTCTGCCGGCCATCCTGGCGGGTATCATGACCAACGCTTTTGGCCTGATCACCGCGAGCAGCTATTACGGCTTGGCGCTGATGGCGCTGGGCGTCGCGGCCTTGATCGGCGTGAAATTGTTTCCGGTCGACCAGGACTGA
- a CDS encoding uracil-DNA glycosylase, protein MKNEDASTSAPGSSAQAQNAFQGDLFAHLRALPQDWQDAFAGDREQQTLHKLDALLQDRLAAGVQIFPLRPFRALLEIAPQDVQVVILGQDPYHGPNQAQGLAFSVPDFCPIPPSLRNMFAELAKEYPDEFVKQRHSLLRWARRGGLLLNTSLTVEAHTPASHAKQGWEIITDAIIQCVLREARPKVLLLWGAHAQSKEALLKSHPPAGPVLVLKANHPSPLSALRPPRPFIGCGHFRKANEWLTGHGESGVDWLENSTPKTTPDSPDA, encoded by the coding sequence ATGAAAAACGAAGACGCGTCGACATCGGCCCCCGGCTCTTCCGCCCAGGCCCAGAATGCTTTTCAGGGCGACCTGTTCGCCCATCTTCGCGCTTTGCCGCAGGATTGGCAGGATGCCTTTGCCGGCGATCGCGAGCAGCAGACGCTGCATAAACTGGACGCGCTTCTGCAAGACCGCCTTGCCGCGGGTGTTCAGATATTTCCCCTGCGCCCCTTCCGGGCTCTGCTGGAAATCGCTCCACAAGACGTGCAAGTGGTCATACTCGGTCAGGATCCCTATCACGGGCCGAACCAGGCGCAAGGCCTGGCCTTTTCGGTGCCTGATTTTTGCCCCATACCGCCCAGCCTTCGAAATATGTTCGCGGAACTGGCCAAGGAGTACCCCGACGAGTTCGTGAAGCAGCGCCATAGCCTGCTGCGCTGGGCACGGCGAGGGGGGCTGCTGTTGAATACCTCGCTCACCGTCGAGGCGCACACGCCGGCCTCGCATGCCAAGCAAGGCTGGGAGATCATTACCGACGCCATCATCCAGTGTGTCTTGCGCGAAGCCCGTCCCAAGGTGCTGCTGTTGTGGGGCGCCCATGCCCAATCCAAAGAGGCCTTGCTTAAATCGCATCCGCCGGCCGGCCCGGTCCTTGTTCTCAAGGCCAATCATCCGTCGCCCTTGTCCGCCTTGCGGCCGCCCCGGCCATTCATCGGCTGCGGGCATTTCCGAAAAGCCAACGAGTGGCTGACGGGGCACGGCGAATCCGGCGTGGACTGGCTGGAAAACAGCACGCCTAAAACCACGCCGGATTCGCCCGACGCATAG
- a CDS encoding LysR family transcriptional regulator has product MIGNINTLFGRLRLKQLNLIIAIGKHNSLRKAAAELAMTQSAASKALREAELILGDMLFERRRDGLYANQFGECAINYAHIIRKDVIALSDELREIKTGQGGRIRVGVIMGGVPKVLKDAINKVCGLNKDIVVEIHESTSATMLGMLNSDKLDIVIGRTSVSQHADNYDYIHLAEEDVSIVSGNGNPLTRKKKLALSDLKDARWLAYPQRSPLNILLKQELERADINSFTSPIETASTFVTITLLSGSDDFVALIPSDIASFFAAHGVVTVLPIQLPSRSQPFGLITRKQGNLSRAAKSLIDAILASREMTRMQGGAS; this is encoded by the coding sequence ATGATCGGCAACATAAATACGCTTTTCGGCCGGCTGCGGCTGAAGCAACTCAATTTGATCATCGCCATCGGAAAACATAATTCGCTGCGCAAAGCGGCCGCCGAACTGGCCATGACTCAATCGGCCGCCAGCAAGGCCCTGCGCGAAGCGGAACTGATACTGGGCGACATGCTGTTCGAGCGCAGGAGGGATGGCCTGTACGCCAATCAGTTCGGAGAGTGCGCCATCAACTATGCCCACATCATCCGCAAGGACGTCATCGCGCTGTCCGATGAGCTAAGGGAAATAAAGACGGGGCAAGGCGGCCGGATACGGGTGGGCGTCATCATGGGCGGCGTCCCGAAAGTGTTGAAGGACGCCATCAACAAAGTGTGCGGCCTGAACAAGGACATCGTCGTCGAAATCCATGAAAGCACCAGCGCCACGATGCTGGGCATGCTTAACAGCGACAAGCTGGACATCGTCATCGGGCGCACCAGCGTCAGCCAGCACGCCGACAATTACGACTACATACACCTGGCCGAAGAAGACGTCTCCATCGTTTCGGGCAATGGCAACCCCTTGACCCGAAAGAAGAAGCTGGCCCTGTCCGACCTGAAGGACGCGCGCTGGCTGGCCTATCCGCAGCGCTCGCCGCTGAACATCCTGCTGAAGCAAGAGCTGGAGCGCGCCGACATCAACAGCTTCACAAGCCCCATCGAAACGGCCTCCACCTTCGTCACCATCACGCTGCTTAGCGGCAGCGACGATTTCGTTGCGCTGATTCCCTCAGACATCGCCTCGTTCTTCGCGGCCCATGGCGTCGTAACCGTTCTGCCGATACAGCTGCCTTCACGCTCGCAGCCATTCGGGCTGATAACCCGAAAGCAGGGCAACCTGTCTCGGGCCGCGAAATCGCTTATCGACGCCATCCTTGCATCCCGGGAAATGACGCGGATGCAAGGAGGGGCATCTTAG
- a CDS encoding dihydrodipicolinate synthase family protein yields the protein MNTQYSKARYKGVYPVVPTIFHENGELDLEGQKRCVDFMIDAGSDGLSILANFSEQFAISDDERRILTETILKRVAGRIPVIVTTSHYSTDICQARNQHALDHGAAMVMLLPPYHGATIRCGENQIFEFFDRLSSAVNIPIMIQDAPMSGANLTAPFLARMAREIEHVSYFKIEMPGTANKLRELIRLGGDAIEGPWDGEEAITLLPDLDAGATGAMTGGGYPDGIKLIFDAYFSGDRERAVQLYQQWLLLINYENRQGGILTSKALMQEGGIIKCAAGRHPFPAMTKETRDGLIETAKRLDPMVLRWGK from the coding sequence ATGAATACACAATACAGCAAGGCCCGCTACAAGGGCGTATACCCGGTCGTCCCGACCATCTTCCACGAAAACGGAGAGCTTGACCTAGAAGGGCAGAAGCGTTGCGTCGATTTCATGATCGATGCGGGCTCCGACGGCCTGAGCATACTGGCCAATTTCTCCGAGCAGTTCGCCATCAGCGACGATGAGCGCCGGATACTGACCGAGACCATCCTGAAGCGCGTGGCCGGCCGCATTCCCGTCATCGTGACGACGTCGCACTACAGCACCGACATCTGCCAGGCGCGCAACCAGCACGCGCTGGATCATGGCGCCGCCATGGTCATGCTGCTGCCCCCGTACCATGGCGCGACGATACGTTGCGGCGAGAACCAGATCTTCGAATTCTTCGATCGCCTGTCCTCAGCGGTGAACATTCCCATCATGATCCAGGACGCGCCCATGAGCGGCGCCAATCTGACTGCTCCCTTCCTGGCCAGGATGGCGCGCGAGATCGAGCATGTCTCCTATTTCAAGATCGAGATGCCCGGAACGGCCAACAAGCTGAGGGAACTGATACGCCTGGGCGGCGATGCCATCGAGGGGCCCTGGGACGGCGAGGAGGCCATCACGCTGTTGCCCGACCTGGACGCGGGGGCGACCGGCGCCATGACCGGCGGGGGCTATCCCGACGGCATCAAGCTGATCTTCGATGCCTATTTTTCAGGCGACCGTGAGCGCGCGGTCCAGCTTTACCAGCAATGGCTGCTGCTGATCAACTACGAGAACCGCCAGGGCGGCATCCTGACCAGCAAGGCGCTGATGCAAGAAGGCGGCATCATCAAATGCGCCGCCGGCCGGCATCCCTTCCCCGCCATGACGAAAGAAACCCGGGACGGCCTGATCGAAACCGCCAAGAGACTGGACCCCATGGTGCTGCGCTGGGGAAAATAG
- a CDS encoding peptidylprolyl isomerase codes for MAQASARHILVSTEEKCNELKAAIEGGADFAQVAKENSSCPSSRDGGNLGTFGPGQMVREFDEVVFSAPVNVVQGPVKTQFGYHLVEVTSRED; via the coding sequence ATGGCACAAGCCTCGGCCCGGCACATCCTCGTATCCACCGAAGAAAAGTGCAATGAACTGAAAGCCGCCATCGAAGGCGGCGCGGATTTCGCACAGGTTGCAAAAGAGAATTCCAGCTGCCCGTCCAGCCGCGACGGCGGCAATCTTGGCACTTTCGGTCCCGGCCAGATGGTCAGGGAGTTTGACGAGGTGGTGTTCAGCGCCCCCGTCAACGTGGTGCAAGGCCCCGTCAAGACGCAATTCGGCTACCACTTGGTGGAAGTCACCAGCCGCGAAGACTGA
- a CDS encoding PepSY domain-containing protein — protein MSTFWTRFKRMVYLVHRWTGVAACILMALWFVSGVVMLFIGYPKLMPQERLHNLPVLQAAGCCLPVEQALRLAAKPEAVQEIVLTSIAGKPHYRLRQGNGRYLTVDALTGEPAGPVDERRALRAAESYLPGGDPSYRGKVMEDRWTHSGTLNAHRPLHRVQMDDAAHTLLYVSDTTGQVVMDAPRAERAWNYVGAWLHWLYMFRDRPIDPVWSWIVIALSGIGVVAAVTGTLAGLWRWRFSRPYKSGSRSPYRAGYLRWHHLLGLAFAAITCTWIFSGLMSMNPLAIFDAKARPKLTAYRGGVPGTERLALDVPAALSMLERQRFHAVEIEWRVLAGTPFLLARDGGNSTRLIVPDGSSSKVIEQWPESMLLKAGRRAIEAPVASARWHYQYDRYYFHRDQASMYGGAERRLPVLCVAFDNSDKTWLYLDPHTGSIELSSSRAQRTGRWLFNFLHSWDMPSMLDADVARKVALILLSLGGVALSATSVVIAYARLKIWASRLRRKRDAAAAG, from the coding sequence ATGAGTACATTCTGGACGCGCTTCAAGCGCATGGTGTATCTGGTTCATCGATGGACCGGTGTCGCCGCATGCATACTGATGGCGCTTTGGTTCGTCAGCGGCGTCGTCATGCTGTTCATCGGCTATCCCAAGCTGATGCCCCAGGAGCGCCTGCATAATCTGCCCGTGCTGCAGGCCGCGGGCTGCTGCCTGCCGGTGGAGCAGGCGTTGCGGCTGGCCGCCAAGCCTGAAGCCGTCCAGGAAATCGTGCTGACTTCCATTGCGGGCAAGCCCCACTACCGCCTGCGGCAGGGCAATGGCCGCTACCTGACCGTCGATGCGCTTACGGGCGAGCCCGCAGGGCCCGTCGATGAGCGGCGGGCCCTGCGGGCCGCGGAGTCTTATCTTCCGGGCGGCGACCCATCGTATCGGGGGAAGGTCATGGAGGACCGCTGGACGCATTCGGGGACGCTGAATGCGCACCGGCCTCTGCATCGCGTCCAGATGGACGATGCCGCCCACACCCTGCTTTACGTATCGGATACGACGGGGCAGGTCGTCATGGATGCGCCGCGTGCCGAGCGGGCCTGGAACTACGTCGGCGCCTGGCTGCACTGGCTGTATATGTTCCGCGACCGTCCCATCGATCCCGTCTGGTCCTGGATCGTCATTGCCTTGTCCGGCATAGGCGTGGTCGCGGCGGTAACCGGCACGCTGGCCGGATTATGGCGCTGGCGTTTCAGCCGTCCCTACAAGTCGGGTTCCCGCTCGCCTTACCGGGCGGGCTATTTGCGATGGCATCATCTGCTGGGCCTGGCTTTCGCGGCCATCACCTGCACCTGGATATTCAGCGGCCTGATGTCGATGAATCCCCTTGCCATCTTCGATGCGAAGGCCCGGCCCAAGCTGACTGCGTATCGGGGCGGCGTGCCAGGCACCGAGCGGCTGGCGCTGGACGTGCCCGCAGCCTTGTCCATGCTGGAGCGGCAGCGCTTTCATGCGGTGGAGATCGAGTGGCGCGTCCTGGCCGGAACGCCATTCCTGCTGGCCCGCGACGGCGGCAACTCGACCCGGCTGATCGTACCGGACGGCTCATCCAGCAAAGTCATTGAACAATGGCCCGAGAGCATGCTGTTGAAGGCGGGGCGGCGCGCAATCGAAGCTCCTGTCGCATCGGCCCGATGGCACTATCAGTACGACCGCTATTACTTCCATCGAGATCAGGCGTCGATGTACGGTGGCGCCGAAAGGCGCCTGCCGGTGCTGTGTGTTGCGTTCGACAACAGCGATAAAACCTGGCTCTATCTGGATCCGCATACCGGCAGCATAGAATTGAGCTCCAGCCGCGCGCAACGGACTGGCCGCTGGCTCTTCAATTTCCTGCATAGCTGGGACATGCCTTCGATGCTGGATGCCGACGTGGCGCGCAAGGTCGCCTTGATTCTGCTCAGCCTGGGCGGGGTGGCGTTAAGCGCAACCAGCGTCGTGATCGCCTATGCGCGCTTGAAAATATGGGCATCGCGCCTGCGCCGCAAGCGCGATGCCGCAGCGGCCGGGTGA
- a CDS encoding TonB-dependent receptor gives MLRNPARTARAAARILPFVLASAPLYAADSVPQLPAISVTAGGVGELAKETSTGSGLDLTVLQTPASVGVITREQLDEKGDASLTDAISRSPGISAVGHPGNGGQALSARGFTGSSSVMQLYDGKRQYGGIGITYPFDTWAVERIEVLRGPASVIYGEGAIGGVVNVIPKKPGRGPVENEIQGTIGSDNTQRLGFGSGGAIDDRWSYRFDASGNRSDGWVDMGRSRNLSLSGALRLDVSPEFSLTLSLAQGWQKPQRYFGMPLINGQQDDALRKKNYNVGDASIDYKDQWAELSALWIPNDATTVQSRLYHIESDRHWRNAEYYDYLPDSGRIRRSSYTDIRHEQTQIGNTTDLKFDTHVFGLPSQVSVGFDVNQSAFKHSNNSPYSGSSIVDLYDFDRGGFLDVDPAAPKYRNKAFQYSLFAENRLELTDKWSVLGGLRYDHADVTRRDLTVGRQVLDKRFSNVGWRVGTVYEIVPDLAVYAQYSVAADPVSALLMLSPANQDFDLSTGRQVEIGAKQAFWDGKGEWTLAAYRIVKDDLVTRDVSDPTRSVQVGRQSSQGIEATVGLELASDWRIDANVAMLRARYDDFSESVKGVAVSRNGNVPTDVPERLANAWVSWRFLPDWTASAGLRYVGKRYADRANTLELPAYTTTDLALQWKPRRDLTLSLRGFNVFDKRYVETVYYNQTQWFQGPGRRVELTAAYRF, from the coding sequence ATGCTTCGCAATCCTGCTCGTACCGCGCGCGCCGCAGCGCGCATTCTGCCGTTCGTTCTGGCATCCGCTCCTTTATACGCCGCCGATTCCGTTCCACAGCTTCCAGCCATCTCCGTCACCGCCGGTGGCGTGGGCGAGCTGGCCAAGGAAACGTCCACCGGCTCGGGGCTCGACCTTACCGTGCTGCAAACCCCGGCCAGCGTCGGCGTCATTACCCGTGAACAACTGGACGAGAAGGGCGATGCCAGCCTGACGGACGCCATCAGCCGTTCGCCGGGAATCAGCGCGGTGGGACATCCAGGCAATGGCGGCCAGGCGCTGTCGGCGCGCGGCTTCACCGGCTCGTCCTCGGTCATGCAACTGTACGATGGCAAGCGCCAGTACGGCGGCATCGGCATCACCTATCCTTTCGATACCTGGGCGGTCGAGCGCATCGAAGTGCTGCGTGGCCCGGCCTCCGTCATCTATGGGGAAGGCGCCATAGGGGGCGTAGTCAATGTCATTCCCAAGAAGCCCGGCCGGGGTCCGGTGGAAAACGAGATCCAGGGAACGATAGGCAGCGACAATACACAACGCTTGGGTTTTGGCAGCGGCGGTGCCATCGATGACAGATGGTCCTACCGCTTCGATGCCAGCGGCAACCGATCGGATGGGTGGGTGGACATGGGCCGGTCACGCAATTTGTCGCTCTCGGGAGCCCTGCGCCTGGACGTGTCGCCCGAATTCAGCCTGACGCTCAGCCTGGCCCAGGGCTGGCAGAAGCCCCAGCGCTACTTCGGCATGCCGCTGATAAACGGCCAGCAGGACGATGCCCTGCGCAAGAAGAACTACAACGTCGGCGATGCATCCATCGATTACAAAGACCAATGGGCGGAATTGTCGGCGCTTTGGATCCCCAACGATGCGACAACGGTGCAAAGCCGCCTTTATCATATAGAAAGCGATCGCCATTGGCGCAATGCCGAGTATTACGATTATCTGCCTGACAGCGGGCGGATCCGCCGCAGCAGCTATACCGACATCCGGCACGAGCAAACGCAAATCGGCAATACCACCGACCTTAAGTTCGATACGCATGTCTTTGGCTTGCCCAGCCAGGTGTCGGTGGGCTTCGACGTAAATCAAAGCGCCTTCAAGCACTCGAATAACTCGCCGTACTCGGGGTCCAGCATCGTCGACCTTTACGACTTCGACCGGGGCGGTTTCCTGGACGTGGACCCGGCGGCGCCCAAGTATCGGAACAAGGCGTTCCAGTACTCGCTTTTCGCCGAGAACAGGCTGGAACTCACCGACAAGTGGTCCGTGCTGGGCGGACTGCGCTACGACCATGCCGATGTCACGCGGCGCGACCTGACGGTGGGCCGGCAGGTTCTGGACAAGCGGTTCTCCAATGTGGGATGGCGAGTGGGAACCGTCTATGAAATCGTACCCGATCTGGCTGTCTACGCGCAGTATTCCGTTGCCGCCGATCCCGTCAGCGCCTTGCTCATGCTGTCGCCGGCCAATCAGGACTTCGACCTGTCCACCGGCCGCCAGGTCGAGATCGGCGCCAAGCAGGCATTCTGGGACGGCAAGGGCGAATGGACGCTTGCGGCCTACCGCATCGTCAAGGATGACCTGGTGACCCGCGATGTGTCGGATCCGACCCGAAGCGTGCAGGTCGGCCGGCAGTCGTCGCAGGGAATCGAGGCCACGGTGGGGTTGGAGCTGGCTTCCGATTGGCGCATCGACGCCAATGTGGCCATGTTGCGCGCCCGCTACGATGATTTTTCGGAATCGGTCAAGGGCGTTGCCGTCTCGCGCAACGGCAACGTGCCGACCGATGTGCCCGAGCGCCTGGCCAATGCCTGGGTCAGCTGGCGCTTCCTGCCTGACTGGACGGCAAGCGCCGGACTGCGCTATGTGGGCAAGCGCTACGCCGACCGCGCCAATACGCTGGAGCTGCCGGCCTACACCACCACCGACCTGGCCTTGCAGTGGAAGCCCAGACGCGACCTGACCCTGTCGCTGCGCGGTTTCAATGTGTTCGACAAGCGCTACGTGGAAACGGTGTACTACAACCAGACTCAGTGGTTCCAGGGGCCGGGGCGCCGTGTCGAGCTGACTGCCGCCTACCGGTTCTGA